From Zhongshania aliphaticivorans, one genomic window encodes:
- a CDS encoding NAD(P) transhydrogenase subunit alpha: protein MEIVFLAFILMLSIFLGFELINKVPATLHTPLMSGSNAISGITLVGALTSAGAEHTVLATVLGTIAVAMATINVIGGYMVTDRMLAMFKKKGDAK, encoded by the coding sequence ATGGAAATAGTATTTCTGGCTTTCATCTTAATGCTGTCTATATTTTTAGGCTTTGAGCTGATCAATAAAGTCCCTGCGACCCTGCACACCCCCCTAATGTCAGGTTCTAACGCCATATCTGGCATCACGCTGGTGGGCGCACTTACTTCCGCTGGCGCCGAGCACACCGTGCTTGCCACTGTTCTTGGCACCATTGCAGTTGCCATGGCCACCATCAACGTTATTGGCGGCTATATGGTCACCGACCGCATGCTAGCAATGTTCAAGAAGAAAGGAGACGCTAAATAA